The proteins below are encoded in one region of Mycobacterium botniense:
- a CDS encoding S-(hydroxymethyl)mycothiol dehydrogenase has protein sequence MSQTVRGVISRKKGLPVEVVDIVIPDPGPGEVVVDISACGVCHTDMTYRDGGINDDYPFLLGHEAAGTVEAVGPGVTAVEPGDFVILNWRAVCGQCRACKRGRPQYCFDTFNAEQKMTLTDGTELTPALGIGAFTDKTLVHSGQCTRIDPRADPAVAGLLGCGVMAGLGAAVNTAAVTRDDTVAVIGCGGVGDAAIAGSALVGAKRIIAVDTDNTKLEWARQFGATHTVNARDTDVVTAIQDLTGGFGADVVIDAVGRPETWTQAFYARDLAGTVVLVGVPTPDMRIDLPLLDFFSRGGALKSSWYGDCLPERDFPTLVDLYLQGRLPLEKFVSERIALDDIEEAFEKMHAGKVLRSVVVLS, from the coding sequence ATGAGCCAGACAGTGCGCGGAGTGATTTCTCGAAAGAAAGGCTTACCCGTCGAGGTGGTCGACATCGTCATCCCGGACCCAGGTCCGGGCGAAGTCGTGGTCGATATCAGCGCGTGCGGGGTCTGTCACACTGATATGACCTACCGCGACGGCGGTATCAACGACGACTACCCCTTCCTGCTCGGCCACGAAGCCGCGGGCACCGTGGAAGCCGTTGGCCCGGGTGTCACCGCGGTCGAACCCGGCGATTTCGTGATCCTCAACTGGCGGGCGGTGTGCGGTCAGTGCCGCGCCTGCAAACGTGGCAGGCCGCAGTACTGCTTCGACACCTTCAATGCTGAGCAGAAGATGACGCTGACCGATGGCACCGAGCTGACTCCGGCGCTGGGCATCGGCGCATTCACCGACAAGACCCTGGTGCACTCCGGCCAATGCACCCGGATCGATCCCCGAGCCGATCCGGCGGTGGCGGGCCTGCTGGGCTGCGGCGTGATGGCCGGACTGGGCGCCGCAGTCAATACCGCCGCGGTGACCCGCGACGACACCGTCGCCGTGATCGGCTGCGGCGGTGTGGGCGATGCTGCGATTGCCGGGTCCGCGCTGGTCGGCGCCAAGCGGATCATCGCGGTCGACACCGACAACACCAAACTGGAGTGGGCGCGCCAGTTCGGCGCGACTCATACCGTCAACGCGCGCGACACCGACGTGGTCACGGCGATTCAGGATCTCACCGGCGGCTTCGGTGCGGACGTCGTGATCGACGCCGTCGGCAGGCCGGAAACCTGGACCCAGGCCTTCTACGCCCGCGATCTCGCCGGAACCGTGGTACTGGTGGGAGTTCCGACACCGGATATGCGGATTGACCTGCCGCTGCTTGACTTCTTCTCCCGTGGCGGCGCGCTGAAATCGTCCTGGTACGGCGACTGCCTGCCCGAGCGTGACTTCCCCACCCTAGTCGACCTCTACCTGCAGGGCCGGCTTCCGCTGGAGAAGTTCGTCTCCGAACGCATCGCGCTCGACGACATCGAAGAAGCCTTCGAGAAAATGCACGCTGGCAAAGTGCTGCGCTCGGTGGTGGTGCTGTCGTGA
- a CDS encoding serine hydrolase domain-containing protein, which yields MVALDALQNWPVATAAAAVVGPTGVLASHGDTGCVFDLASVTKPLVARAVQVAVEEGVIELDTAAGPPGATVRHLLAHASGLAMHSAHLLAKPGTRRVYSNYGFTVLAETVQEASDIEFARYLAEAVFEPLGMTASRLHGGAWAAGFGASSTVADLAAFAGDLLRPVTVSAQMHTEATSVQFPGLDGVLPGYGLQRPNDWGLGFEIRDAKSPHWTGAANSPRTFGHFGQSGGFIWADPVADLALVVLTDREFGEWALPLWPALSDAVISEYRAH from the coding sequence ATGGTCGCGCTCGATGCTCTGCAAAACTGGCCGGTGGCCACCGCTGCCGCCGCGGTGGTCGGCCCCACCGGTGTGCTGGCCAGTCACGGTGATACCGGGTGTGTGTTCGACTTGGCGTCGGTGACCAAGCCACTCGTCGCGCGGGCAGTACAGGTCGCCGTCGAGGAGGGGGTTATTGAGCTTGACACCGCCGCCGGCCCGCCCGGCGCCACGGTACGCCACCTGCTGGCACACGCCTCCGGGCTGGCGATGCACTCCGCTCACCTGCTGGCCAAACCGGGCACTCGCCGGGTGTATTCCAACTACGGCTTCACGGTGCTGGCTGAGACGGTGCAGGAGGCCTCGGATATCGAGTTCGCCCGCTACCTGGCCGAGGCGGTCTTCGAACCGCTGGGCATGACCGCCTCCCGCCTCCACGGCGGCGCCTGGGCCGCCGGGTTCGGTGCCAGTTCGACCGTTGCCGACCTGGCGGCGTTCGCCGGGGATCTGCTGCGTCCGGTGACGGTGTCGGCGCAGATGCACACCGAAGCGACCAGTGTTCAGTTCCCCGGCCTCGACGGGGTTTTGCCCGGCTACGGGCTGCAGCGGCCTAACGACTGGGGTCTGGGCTTTGAGATCCGCGATGCCAAGTCACCGCATTGGACCGGCGCGGCCAACTCGCCGCGCACATTCGGCCATTTCGGGCAGTCGGGCGGCTTCATCTGGGCAGATCCGGTGGCCGACTTGGCGTTGGTCGTGCTCACCGACCGCGAATTCGGGGAGTGGGCGCTGCCGCTGTGGCCGGCGCTGTCCGACGCGGTGATATCCGAATACCGCGCACACTAG
- a CDS encoding DUF3145 domain-containing protein: MRASNQFADVTTGVVYIHASPAAVCPHVEWALSSTLQAKANLMWTPQPALPGQLRAVTNWVGPVGTGARLANALRAWSVLRFEVTEDPSPGVDGQRFSHTPQLGLWSGSTSANGDIVVSENRLRAMMAQGADVLAAELDSVLGTAWDEALEAYRDGGDSGEVTWLSRGVG, from the coding sequence ATGCGTGCGTCGAACCAATTCGCCGACGTCACGACGGGCGTGGTGTACATCCACGCGTCGCCGGCGGCGGTGTGCCCGCATGTCGAATGGGCGTTGTCGTCGACTCTGCAGGCCAAGGCGAATCTCATGTGGACCCCGCAACCAGCCTTGCCGGGACAGCTGCGCGCGGTGACAAATTGGGTTGGTCCGGTGGGTACCGGTGCCCGGTTGGCCAACGCGTTGCGCGCGTGGTCGGTGCTGCGGTTCGAGGTCACCGAGGACCCCAGTCCGGGGGTCGACGGCCAACGGTTCAGCCACACGCCGCAGTTGGGGTTGTGGAGTGGGTCGACGAGCGCCAACGGCGATATCGTGGTCAGCGAGAACCGACTGCGGGCGATGATGGCACAGGGTGCGGACGTGCTTGCCGCCGAGCTGGATTCGGTGCTGGGCACGGCATGGGATGAGGCCCTGGAGGCTTATCGCGACGGCGGGGACTCCGGCGAAGTGACGTGGCTTAGCCGGGGAGTGGGTTAA
- a CDS encoding diacylglycerol kinase, with product MTGALNHHEIGQVTLLTNPVSGHGNAPRAAERALARLRQRGVDVVQIVGADAEHARRLVGDALDRGTDALVVAGGDGVITECLQALATTDIPLGIIPAGTGNDHAREYQIPREDPEAAADVVAAGWAETVDLGQIRDRRGVTKWFGTVAATGFDSLVSDRANRMRWPHGRMRYNLAMLAELSRLRLLPFRLVLDDRTGSLREIKADLTLAAVGNTRSYGGGMLICPNADHADGQLDITMVHCASRTRLIRLFPTVFTGTHVDLDDVTTARARSVAVDSAGISAYADGEYACQLPVTISAVPGALRILRPHSSVNPLPG from the coding sequence GTGACCGGGGCGCTGAATCACCACGAGATTGGTCAGGTGACGCTGTTGACCAATCCGGTATCGGGACACGGCAACGCACCGCGTGCCGCGGAAAGGGCACTCGCGCGATTGCGACAACGCGGTGTGGACGTCGTGCAAATCGTTGGCGCCGACGCCGAGCACGCTCGCCGCCTGGTCGGCGACGCGCTCGACCGCGGCACCGACGCCCTGGTGGTCGCCGGCGGCGACGGCGTGATCACCGAGTGCCTGCAGGCGCTGGCGACAACCGATATTCCGCTGGGCATCATCCCCGCGGGTACCGGCAACGACCACGCCCGCGAGTACCAAATCCCCCGGGAGGATCCGGAAGCCGCCGCCGATGTCGTCGCCGCAGGCTGGGCGGAAACCGTTGACTTGGGACAGATCCGCGACCGCCGCGGCGTCACCAAATGGTTCGGCACCGTCGCGGCAACCGGATTCGACTCGCTGGTGAGCGACCGGGCTAACCGGATGCGCTGGCCGCACGGGCGGATGCGCTACAACCTGGCGATGCTGGCCGAGCTGTCGCGGTTGCGGCTGCTGCCGTTCCGGCTGGTGCTCGACGACCGGACGGGCAGTTTGCGAGAAATAAAAGCCGACCTCACGCTGGCGGCTGTCGGTAACACCCGCAGCTACGGCGGGGGCATGCTGATCTGCCCCAACGCCGACCACGCCGACGGCCAGCTCGACATCACCATGGTCCATTGCGCATCGCGGACACGGCTGATCCGGCTGTTCCCCACCGTTTTCACCGGCACACACGTCGACCTCGACGACGTGACCACTGCCCGTGCGCGATCAGTCGCGGTCGACTCCGCCGGTATCAGCGCCTACGCCGATGGCGAGTACGCGTGTCAGCTGCCCGTGACGATTTCCGCTGTGCCAGGTGCCCTGCGCATCTTGCGGCCCCACAGCAGCGTTAACCCACTCCCCGGCTAA